The following DNA comes from Epinephelus lanceolatus isolate andai-2023 chromosome 1, ASM4190304v1, whole genome shotgun sequence.
AGAGTTGCCCAGACTCAGTGATGTTAGGTGGGCTTGCAGGTATTATGCCTGTCGAAACCTAATGGACCGGCTTCCAGCTGTGCTATGCGTCCTTCATGATATTGATGAGGAGAATAGTGGAGACAGAAGTGTTGAGGCACGTGGACTGCGAGGGCAGCTAAACCTAGATTTCATTGGCCTTCTAGCAACCTTTAGAAAAATACTTGGAGATACAAAGTTTCTGAGCGACATGCTGCAGTCCTCATCAGTGGACCTCGCCAGAGCAATTGACCTCATTGAGGCGCTGCAGGATTCAATATTAAAATATAGAGATGATTCATCTTTTGACCAGTTGTGGACTGAAGTGCTAAGCACGGCTCAGCGGTGTAACATCAGCACAGAGAGGATGTCTAAAAGGCAACCTAAAACAAGCTCTACTCTTAACGACACTGTTGTCATGTCCACAGTTGGTCAGCGTTACAGTGACACCAGCAAGGATTATTTTTGTAAGACTGTTTACTATCCGATCCTAGACCGTGTAAACGCTGAGCTAGAGAGGCGGTTTTCAAAAACCAACTGTGATATCATGCGAGGGATTCAGGCATTAAATCCTAAAAGCAACATATTTTTGGAGGAGgctcctttgtttttgtttggaaCCATTTATGACACAAACCTGGAGGATCTGAAGCATGAGCTCCACCAAGCTAAGCGGATCTTGAAGAGAAAGGAGGCAGCTGGAATGAAGACTCTAACCAGTTTGCTTGAGTTTACAGGGTTCCTGGAACCTTTTAAAGAGGTCTTCTATGAACTGTTCAAGTTGTGCAAAACTGCTTTGGCCCTACCTGTAAGCACAGCTGCCTGTGAGCGCAGTTTTTCTGCATTGAAACTGATCAAAAATCACTTGCGCACCACCATGAACAATGAAAGACTGAGTGATCTTGGTGTGCTAAGTGTGGAGTCCAAGAGAGCCAAGGCCTTGGATATGGACGAGTTTGTAAGGTTGTTCAGCAGCAAACACGGCAATCGCAAAATACAGTTATTTTGAAGTGTCAGCACCTTCAAATGAGTGATACATTGAGTGGTACTTACTCTGATTGTGATACAGAACACATAATTgtttaaaatacacagtgtaaaGAGCTGAGCACTAGTGATTTTGAatattgttgctgttgtccatTTCACTGTGAGAATTTGAGTGGCTGTGGGGCATTATTTTTCTAAAGAGTAACATGGAGCAACCTGTTCTTTGCTGAGCACTAGTGATTTTgaatattgttattgttgtccATTTCACTGTGAAATTTGAGTGTCAGTGGGgaattatttttcttaagaGTAACTACTACATGGAGCAACCTGTTCTTTGCTGAGCCTTTTTTCCTCTGCTTGAAAATTGCATATAATTAATAAAATGAGTATATCTGGAACCACAAGGTCTGTCTGAATAATTTTGGTGTCATAGGGAACACTTTGAGGATTTGTTGAGATGGGTAAttatcagtatatgtgttacTGGTGAATAGTAAATGAAGATGACACAcagtaaaaattaaataaatgtaatgcccccccccccaaaaaaaagcaCCAACTTCTGACTAACTGTAGGCTACAGCAAACATCATAGTGTTCTGTGTGTTAGCCACTTGGTAAAAGTATACCTAGCAGATTTAATGTGGCCAAGAAAAGCAAGATGAAAACATAAGCAATGTAATATTGAAGTGGGCAGCCTtcatttttgttacttttgggCGGCCCCCCCAGATTTATTGTTGTCACGCCCTGTGCCCCCCACCAGAAAATTCTCTGGACCCGCCCCTGTGAATGTCTTAAgtgaaagtttgtgccaaatttgaagaaattccctcaaggtgttcttgagatacacgttcatgagaatgagatggactaAAGGTCCCAGTGATTTTGAAATTTGAAAAACATCCCTtcaggcattcttgagatatcgcattcataAGATTGGGACGGGCAAACAACCTGAAAATATAATTCTTCCGGCCACGACTATCGCCGGCTCGGAGGCATAAATATATGCCGGCATGAACCCGTGGTACACTTATGGTTTGGGTGTTTGacaatatggtcaccctagtcTTAGGGGATATTAGCCGTATGAT
Coding sequences within:
- the LOC144464682 gene encoding zinc finger MYM-type protein 1-like; the encoded protein is MAAWTEYQRGVENNTSLLQAMDKRYQKKVEDNRKYIKTVADVLLCTATQNIAQRGHRESEDSGNKGNFLAILELIAKHDPLVKQKMGHSNAKYTSNHTQNEILEVLADMVRKDIIEEVKESGVFSILADETKDLKKQEQISLVLRYYYRGTVHESFMHFEHADKLDAAGLTEKIVNSLQKYSLEYREQLVGQGYDGASVMSGKHSGVSARIQSLAKHAFYVHCNAHCLNLVIVDTVRAVPEASCFFSLLQRLYVFLSGSYVHQKWQDIQRLMYPEDQPRELPRLSDVRWACRYYACRNLMDRLPAVLCVLHDIDEENSGDRSVEARGLRGQLNLDFIGLLATFRKILGDTKFLSDMLQSSSVDLARAIDLIEALQDSILKYRDDSSFDQLWTEVLSTAQRCNISTERMSKRQPKTSSTLNDTVVMSTVGQRYSDTSKDYFCKTVYYPILDRVNAELERRFSKTNCDIMRGIQALNPKSNIFLEEAPLFLFGTIYDTNLEDLKHELHQAKRILKRKEAAGMKTLTSLLEFTGFLEPFKEVFYELFKLCKTALALPVSTAACERSFSALKLIKNHLRTTMNNERLSDLGVLSVESKRAKALDMDEFVRLFSSKHGNRKIQLF